The window TTGGGGCCAATGCCTTCTCCCATTCTTCCGGTATCCACCAGGACGGTTTCCTCAAGGACACCCAGACCTACGAGATCATTGCACCCGAAGAAGTTGGGGCCGAAAGCAGCAAGATCGTATTGACCGCCCGGAGCGGCAGGAGCGCCCTTGCCTATCGTTTCCAGAAACTAGGCTACGCGTTCACCCGTAATGACATTGACGTATTGTATGAAAAGTTCCTGCAGGTAGCAGATACCAAAAAGGAAGTGAGTGATGATGACCTGGTTGCGTTGGCAACAGCTCACCAACCTATCCCGGTTGAAGCATAATAAATAACAGTATTGATTGAACACCCCTATTGAAAACAAATTATTAAACCGAATCTAAAAGTCAGCTTGCTATGGGAGTAGAAAAAAATATCGCGGTCATCAACGGAGACGGTATTGGTCCTGAAGTAACCGAGCAATCGATAAAAGTATTGAACGCGATAGCACACCAGTTTGGCCATAAATTTCACTACACCCATTGTTTGATGGGTGCAGATGCCATAGATAAAACCGGTAATCCATTACCTGATGAAACCATTGAAATTTGCCTGAACAGCGATGCCATATTGTTTGGCGCAATCGGGCACCCGAAATATGACAATGACCCCAACGCCAAGGTACGTCCAGAACAAGGGCTGCTTAAGCTAAGGAAGTCATTGCAACTGTATGCCAATATCAGGCCCGTTAGCACCTATGCCGCGCTCCAGCATCTATCACCGCTTAAGCCCAAGCAATTGGATGGTGTGGATTGCGTGATCTACAGGGAATTGACCGGCGGCATCTATTTCGGCAACAAGACCATAAGCGAGGATGGCAATAAGGCTTCTGACGATTGTGTTTATTCCCGCGAAGAGATCGAACGCATTGCCCACCTGGCTTTTAAAGCCGCACAACAAAGAAGGAAGAAACTGACCCTTGTAGACAAGGCGAATGTTCTGGAAACTTCCCGTTTGTGGCGCAAGGTTGTTCAGCAAATGGCATCACAGTATCCGGAGGTGACCGTTGATTTTCTTTTCGTGGACAATGCTGCCATGCAGTTGATCCTGAATCCCAAACAATTTGATGTGATCCTTACAGAGAACATGTTTGGCGATATCCTTAGCGATGAAGCAAGTGTGATCACCGGCTCCCTGGGTATGTTACCCTCTGCTTCCGTAGGCAATGGTGGCGCCCTGTTTGAGCCCATCCATGGTTCCTATCCCCAGGCTGCAGGTAAGGATATTGCCAACCCACTGGGATCCATCCTTTCAGCTGCTATGTTGCTTGATCATTTTGGTCTGGGCAAGGAGGCTGAAAAAGTTAGACAAGGTGTACAGTGGACACTGGAGAATGGATTTGTGACCAAGGATATAGACCCAGTGAATTTTTACTTCACCTCTACCATCGGGGAATTGATCAGCGATTTCGTACAGGATAAGTTCCCTACAGAATTGCACCCCGAAAATATCCAGTTGAGAAAATCAACTATTATCTGATATCCAAAAGTTCTTTTCATAGAATGACGGGGCTGTGTTATATTCGTGTAACACTTCCTCGAAATGCAGGCAAGAAAAAATCATATCGCCATTCTTTTGAACGCAATCATTATTGTGGTGGTGGTGATTATTCCTGCGCTGCAAGGAGGTGGCATTAGTTTGTAAATAAATACCAAGTCTAAATACAAGCGGTCCGCCTCCAAAAAGGCGGACCGCTTTTTTATGCTTCATACCATAACCGCCTCTAAAACTTTATTATGGCAGCTTATTATAACGATACTACGATCATGTACCTGGACGGCCAATTGGTGAAGTCCAGTGAAGCCAGGATGGATTATTACAGCCAGTCACTGCACTATGGCTATGCCGTTTTTGAAGGGATCAGGTCTTACCGTACCATTTCCGGTGCAACAAGGATATTCAAGGCTGAAGAGCATTTCGAAAGGCTGCAGCGTTCAGCAGAAGCATTGAACATGCCCTATCCTTACCGTGTACAGGAATTGATCGAGGCTACTTATGCTGTCCTTGAAAAAAACAACCAGCAGGACGCATATATCCGTCCTTTGGTAATGGCTCCTGCCAACATGAGCTTCGCTCCTAACACGGAATCTCATATTGTAATTGAGACCTGGGAAATGCAACCTTTCCTTGGTGAAAAATTACTGAGGGTCATGACCTCCTCCTTCCAACGTCCTAATCCCAAGGCATTCAAGATAGAAGCAAAAGCATCCGGCCATTATGTTAACTCCATCCTGGCCAGCCAGGAAGCAAAGGCAAAAGGATTCGATGAAGCCCTATTGATGGATATTAACGGATTCATTGCAGAAGGTCCCGGAGCCAATGTATTCTTTGAGAAGGACGGAAAATTATTCACCCCCGCTTTAGGGAATATCCTGCCGGGCATCACGAGGGCGACCGTACTGGACATATGCAGCAATATGGGTATAGCGGTGGAAGAAGGACAGTTCACCCTTGAAAACCTTAAGCAGGCAGATTCAGTATTCTTCGTCGGCACTGCAGCAGAAGTGATCGGATGGCATAGCCTGGACCAAACAATATTTCCCCGGGAATGGGAAAAATCTCTGGGAAGAAAGATACAGGTCGCATACAAAGACCTGGTAACGGAAAAAATTGAATCAACAGCAAATATTTGATAATCCAATCCCAAA is drawn from Flavihumibacter rivuli and contains these coding sequences:
- the leuB gene encoding 3-isopropylmalate dehydrogenase encodes the protein MGVEKNIAVINGDGIGPEVTEQSIKVLNAIAHQFGHKFHYTHCLMGADAIDKTGNPLPDETIEICLNSDAILFGAIGHPKYDNDPNAKVRPEQGLLKLRKSLQLYANIRPVSTYAALQHLSPLKPKQLDGVDCVIYRELTGGIYFGNKTISEDGNKASDDCVYSREEIERIAHLAFKAAQQRRKKLTLVDKANVLETSRLWRKVVQQMASQYPEVTVDFLFVDNAAMQLILNPKQFDVILTENMFGDILSDEASVITGSLGMLPSASVGNGGALFEPIHGSYPQAAGKDIANPLGSILSAAMLLDHFGLGKEAEKVRQGVQWTLENGFVTKDIDPVNFYFTSTIGELISDFVQDKFPTELHPENIQLRKSTII
- a CDS encoding branched-chain amino acid transaminase, with the translated sequence MAAYYNDTTIMYLDGQLVKSSEARMDYYSQSLHYGYAVFEGIRSYRTISGATRIFKAEEHFERLQRSAEALNMPYPYRVQELIEATYAVLEKNNQQDAYIRPLVMAPANMSFAPNTESHIVIETWEMQPFLGEKLLRVMTSSFQRPNPKAFKIEAKASGHYVNSILASQEAKAKGFDEALLMDINGFIAEGPGANVFFEKDGKLFTPALGNILPGITRATVLDICSNMGIAVEEGQFTLENLKQADSVFFVGTAAEVIGWHSLDQTIFPREWEKSLGRKIQVAYKDLVTEKIESTANI